A region of the Geomonas subterranea genome:
TCATTCTGAACCTGAATTTCTTATTTCTTGTCTCGATCGTCACACTGATTGGGCTGTTATCGTTTGCCTTGTGGGCGGAGGCCAAGAAATTAATACAGGTGAAGCAGGTATAGAGGAATGGATCGAAGCGATGATCAACCACTTCCCTCATTGGCACGTTCACATTTCGCCCAATTTGCATGATAGCGAGTACGGCGCAGGGGCGGCTCTTCACCAACTATCGTCTCACCCCTACGTCAACTACAACGAATATCTTCATCTTTGGGTCTCAATGCGGTCTTTTCGTGCAGAAGAGGTTTCTCACCTGATAAAGCTATTACTCGACCAGAACGAAGAAGATGCGCAAGTGACCCAAGCACGTTTGAGCAGCCGATACCCCATAGTTATCACACGTGATATTGAGGTGGCTAAACAGTGGGTAAAGAGGAAAGCCCGAGGTTCTGAACGGTATGGGATTGTTGTTTCTTCACAAGCAGCAAGACTAAAACCACTTGCAGTGGATGTGCGGACTCCAGTGGATCCAGTTCATTGGTTTCTAGACGATAAAGATGATGTGCGTTCTAGCTACTACTTAGAGGACGTGGCTACAGAATTTCAGGTGCAGGGCCTTGAATTAGATTGGGTTTGCGTCATTTGGGATGCAGACTTCCAGTACGCACCCTTAGGCTGGCAATACCGTTCCTTCTGCGGAAGTCGCTGGAATGAAATCCGCAAAGAAGAGCGGAAAAAGTATCTTAAAAACGCTTATCGCGTCATTTTAACGAGAGCACGACAGGGGATGGTGATAGTCGTCCCCAAAGGGGACAAAGAAGACAAAACCCGTCCCCCTCATTTCTACGACACCACATTCAATTATCTTCAACAGATCGGGTTTCAGGTTTTAGAAAATGCAGCCGGTGTAGGCGCGACATGATCCTGTCGTAAAGGGACTACAGAGAGGACCCGCGAGCGACTTTATTCCTTTACTTTTCTCATGTTGACTTGTACCCCACCACACCGGCGGGTCTAGGACACACAGGACCTCTTTCAAGAGTCTTCAGTTTTTCTTTTGAAGCCCCCCCTTCTCCAGAAACATGTTCCTGGCGTGCCTTGGGCACGAACTTCTTGTTTTAATAACCGTGGTCAAGGCTGAGAACCTTTGTCACACGACTGCTGTCAAAACAGATCCCTTGCATAAACTCGTTGGGGCCGAAGTTGTAAAGCCATATCTCGGGACAATCCCTGTTGCCGCCAAATCGACTTACGGGCTGTGCGCACTTCTCTAACACCTCTTGCTTTGAATCTCCTTTCGTTGCCAGGCCGTTATTGCACCGGCACGATTCGAACACATTCATACCTGTATGCGCCTTTGCCGCCGCGTTCATGGCAATTACAGCGAGATTAGGCGGTTGTGCGGCCTGTACAGGTACATTTACTCTCTGCGTGACTGGTTGGGACGCTAAAGGGGAAACTGCTGAATAGTCTTGCACCGGTGCTGTCTGAACAGGTGCTGATTCACTTTTTTCTCGGTGTCTAGCGGGGACAATTACCACCTCATTTCCATTTTTGTCCGTGTAATGCTCGTAACCATCCGAAGTCGCCTGTGGAACCGGCTGTTCAACTCTAACCTTTGCCGGCTGTATGGGATTCACTACAATTGGAGCAGGGCTTCCAACTCCAAAGATCAGACTGGTGAGGTTGACTTTTAAAAACGCTGAACCTGCCACCATTATGAATATTGCAATGCCTAAAACGTTCCCCAAAGCACTGCTTACCTTCGATTTATGCCTCACTGCCGTAAACCTCCCGATCTTACCTTTTGATGTGGTGCAGCACTGTGAAAAAATGCATCCTTTATAACAAATACGCGATGTTTCAGAAAGTCTTTATATTAGAACATTCTCCGTCTGCTTTAAGTCCGGCCCGCCTGCCAGATCGGCTCCCTGGTCGGGCATCTTTTGACCCAGGGGACGAAACCACTACCCGAGTGCAACTGGCCAGGGAGATATAGGTGATTGCGGATCACCTGGAGATTCACTACACGTCAGTCAGTAAGATCGTGAAGAGGAGCCTTCTTCTGGTGGGCAAGGATAAGTGGGGGGGGGAGGCGGGCTTCCCCCGAAATCACCACAAATAGGGGACGAAAGAGTATACTGAATCGAAGGCCACTTTTGGAAATCAGCTAGATAATTGAGAAGCAGAGGAACAAGCCATGGCGGTTGGATGGTCGCGAGATGGGGCGGTGCAGGAGCAGATAGATGCCACGGTGGCATCCGCAGTCGAACGGGCTAAAAGCCGTTTGCCTAAGGGCGAAAGTCTCACCCATTGCGAGGAGTGCGAGGTTCCCATTCCTGAAGCGCGTCGCAAGGCAATTCCGGGAGTTCGATACTGCGTTGCCTGCCAATCAGAACTAGAAAAGAAGGAGAAGGCAGCTGCGCTCTACAACCGGAGAGGCAGCAAAGATAGCCAGCTGAAGTGAGTACGGATCTGATCGAGGGGTAACGACTCTGATGGGGACAGTGCCTTTGCATGGGCGCAGATGGAAAAAGCCGGACAGCTTCGCTGCCCGGCTTTTTCCGTTGCTCATAGATGTGCTCCCCTCACTGCACCAACCCGGCTTTTACTGCAAACGGATCCCAGCTCGGGTCCCGATGGGCTTCGTACTCGGTTAAGCGCTCCAGCCAGGCGGCGATGTCCTTGCCGTACAGCCGACCGATGACCGCAAGGCTCATGTCCATGCCGGCGGAGATGCCGGATGAGGTGACGACCGTGCCGTCGTCCACCCACCTCGCCTTCTTGACCCACTGCACTTTCGGCCCGGGCTGGGTCGAATCCTTCCAAAACATCTTGT
Encoded here:
- a CDS encoding DUF2845 domain-containing protein; this translates as MRHKSKVSSALGNVLGIAIFIMVAGSAFLKVNLTSLIFGVGSPAPIVVNPIQPAKVRVEQPVPQATSDGYEHYTDKNGNEVVIVPARHREKSESAPVQTAPVQDYSAVSPLASQPVTQRVNVPVQAAQPPNLAVIAMNAAAKAHTGMNVFESCRCNNGLATKGDSKQEVLEKCAQPVSRFGGNRDCPEIWLYNFGPNEFMQGICFDSSRVTKVLSLDHGY
- a CDS encoding DksA/TraR family C4-type zinc finger protein, which codes for MAVGWSRDGAVQEQIDATVASAVERAKSRLPKGESLTHCEECEVPIPEARRKAIPGVRYCVACQSELEKKEKAAALYNRRGSKDSQLK